A single genomic interval of Pyruvatibacter sp. HU-CL02332 harbors:
- a CDS encoding filamentous hemagglutinin N-terminal domain-containing protein, whose amino-acid sequence MTKSSTPLIRKTLARLLAGVSTAALAVSAASATPANGTFVAGGAGGSITPSGGDVTINTGTDPRSVITWDSFNIDNGDTVIFNQLNNQSIALNKVTGPLAQSTIDGILQSNGHVWILNPAGVAFGANANIDVGALLATTADIDNATFMATDPTTGTFTFTDAGGTGAIIVANGADLDTTGLLALVAPMVTNSGDLTSSHGDVLLGGAEAFRIKFASTARNNGAAFNELLVTDFIVDGGSSTVAAGGDVVHQTSTGRAIGGRVIADASRVGGGAFLNMEGLVEAQNVGTLSGDVMLLGGVDITGGVLGAAATDAVKTDNMTIVAPGTASLQGTAVTIGNAVGPLNTGGNTNSSTGAISVTGTTGDVTIAADLQATAGDVNIQATNGNIDVAELIAQGSITVSGRDIDLTNGNTTGTTTVLRTTNGALSLTATNGDISKGAGIVDIDVGTNVTLSGNATGATSSWAIDAVPGTVTADDFNVQFVRIGATGSVGVGDVTASQSAEVISTASTLKVGNVSSDNNITLSGTDVDLTGTGGSLQSTGGTVSVTATGGGANNISATGAIDIDADVVSLSGATTGTSIDIDADNGTVTANAITASAGAVSVDATGNVDVDDMSATTTARVVSSAGAVDVGNVTGPGGITVSGTDVDLTGTGGSLQSTGGAVSVTASGGGANNISSAGAIDIDGDAVVLSGPLTGTAVDIDADNGAVTANAVTASAGSASIDATGDVDVDNVSATTTARVVSSAGAVDVGNVTSPGGITISGTDVDLTGTGGSLQSTGGTVSVTASGGGVNNISSAGGIDVDGDVVALSGPVTGTTVDIDADNGTVTANAITASAGSASVDATGDVDVDDVSATTTASVVSGAGAVDVGDITSTTGVTVSGTDVDLTGTNGDVQASNGAVSVTASGGGANNISSAGAIDIDGNSVTLAGNTSATGNITIDAATGNASTTGSITSTGGLVSVIANAGNAVLQAVQALTGVTLAANQISATTVQGSSVGIDADVGTVTTTSVTATGGSAVVQAAGDVDVDNVSATTTARVVSTTGAVDVGNVTGATGITISATDVDLTGAGGSLQSTGGTILVVASGGGANNISAAGAMDIDGDAVVLSGPLTGTAIDIDADNGAVTANAITASAGSASIDATGNVDVDNVSATTTVRVVSSTGAVDVGDVTGPAGVTVSGTDIDFTGTNGDVVATAGTVALTATGGGANDISSAGAIDIDGNVVTLSGNMSATGDITIDAATGNASTNGSITSTGGLVSVVANAGNAVLQAIQASTGITLTANQVSATSIQGGSVDIDADAGPVTATSIAATGGAVAVDATGNIDVDNVSATTSVRVVSSTGSVDVGDVSAVTQADISGTDIDLTGAGGSVQVTTGPANLTATGGGASNISAAGAIDIDAHQVNLSGATTGASIDIDATNGPVNGGTLTATGGSVSVDSSNGIDVDDVSATTTVRVVSTLGAVDVGNVTGPAGVTISGTDVDLTGAGGSVQSANGATSLSATGGGANNISAAGAMDIDGDSIQLSGPVVAGGAVALTADVTVISSGGVVDVTGTSVTVNGPVNGAGGVALSGTTGNVSADSAVTSAGGTVALSAVNGDIDVTSVSGATGATFVAQDIDVTGSINAGAGPASLTATAGDISTPGLLDIDGGSISLTGTVQAGTGIDLDASTGGITATGGDMATTAGSADLRAPAGTVSIQGLNAPGGISLVGAAVNYAGALVTQGQVNLEALTGALTGGGASSVVAPNGGLTARAIGGAATLNNVMIGGDLSLVGGSSTMTGASTVGGTATLQALTGNVHVAGSVAATGGILLIEAPSGSAVINSIASNTDVSLVVLDLDLTGTISAGDQFNLTPAGTGRTIIIGGSGGTDGVTLRRPQGFTLDASEVTRIIASKLQINAGANDLALLDATFDPAALQSLFLGADVNARIIAAGNVTGLPHLQLGFVDGAANARPGLILVSGALGKDTAADRLASLRLESSEDIVIGTQAFLDEFERAGGDLDLSTLGEPDLARFNGTQDHVFIAADQLRLFAPGEIVQLNTGTSFVGAGVVFGEAPAGEGTIVNTGGGPERVNLFGTVIRSTGERVTSFEAGLEPNLLGPGLSQNGELRLNLCVIGDSSSCSIAILREAQESARSRNSALSSLTNSTLFGFEDDDDDDDEEEDLGGVAGSGNEGLWGVGLP is encoded by the coding sequence ATGACAAAGTCCTCTACTCCATTGATCCGCAAAACACTCGCGCGGCTGCTGGCTGGCGTATCGACGGCGGCCCTTGCGGTGTCGGCGGCGTCGGCGACACCGGCCAACGGCACCTTTGTTGCCGGTGGCGCTGGCGGCAGCATCACTCCGTCGGGTGGTGACGTGACCATCAACACCGGGACAGACCCCAGGAGCGTCATTACCTGGGACAGCTTCAATATCGACAATGGCGACACGGTTATCTTCAACCAGCTGAACAACCAGTCGATTGCGCTCAACAAGGTCACCGGGCCACTGGCGCAGAGCACTATTGACGGCATTCTCCAGTCCAACGGACATGTGTGGATTCTCAATCCTGCCGGTGTGGCCTTCGGGGCCAACGCAAATATTGATGTGGGAGCGCTGCTGGCCACGACGGCGGACATCGACAACGCCACCTTCATGGCCACTGACCCGACTACCGGCACGTTCACCTTTACCGATGCCGGCGGCACGGGAGCCATCATCGTTGCCAATGGCGCGGACCTCGACACGACGGGACTTCTCGCGCTGGTGGCGCCGATGGTCACCAATTCGGGTGACCTCACATCGTCCCACGGTGATGTGCTGCTGGGAGGTGCGGAAGCCTTCCGCATCAAATTTGCCAGCACGGCACGCAATAATGGTGCGGCGTTCAACGAGTTGCTTGTGACCGACTTCATCGTTGATGGCGGATCTTCCACCGTAGCTGCCGGTGGGGATGTCGTGCATCAGACATCTACTGGTCGGGCCATTGGGGGCCGCGTCATTGCCGATGCGTCCCGCGTCGGCGGTGGCGCCTTCCTCAATATGGAAGGGCTGGTCGAAGCGCAGAACGTCGGGACCCTGTCGGGTGATGTCATGCTGCTTGGCGGCGTGGATATCACCGGCGGCGTTTTGGGGGCAGCCGCCACCGATGCCGTCAAGACGGACAACATGACCATCGTGGCGCCGGGAACCGCTTCTTTGCAGGGCACGGCAGTAACCATCGGGAACGCCGTAGGACCACTCAACACCGGCGGCAACACAAACAGCAGCACCGGTGCCATCAGTGTCACCGGCACAACCGGTGACGTCACGATCGCAGCCGACCTCCAGGCCACAGCCGGGGATGTGAACATTCAGGCCACAAACGGCAATATCGACGTAGCGGAACTCATTGCCCAGGGAAGTATTACCGTTTCAGGGCGCGATATCGACCTGACAAACGGAAATACGACAGGCACGACAACGGTGCTGCGTACGACCAACGGGGCTCTCTCTCTGACCGCCACCAACGGCGACATCTCCAAGGGTGCGGGTATTGTCGATATCGATGTCGGTACCAATGTCACCTTGAGCGGCAATGCGACCGGCGCCACTTCGTCCTGGGCCATAGATGCTGTGCCAGGAACGGTCACAGCGGATGACTTCAACGTCCAGTTTGTGCGCATTGGCGCTACCGGGAGTGTTGGTGTTGGTGACGTCACCGCCAGCCAGTCAGCAGAAGTGATATCTACCGCCAGCACCCTCAAGGTTGGCAACGTCTCAAGTGACAACAACATCACGTTGTCGGGCACCGACGTTGATCTGACCGGCACCGGCGGATCGCTCCAATCGACAGGCGGGACCGTGTCTGTCACGGCGACAGGTGGCGGCGCGAACAATATCTCGGCAACCGGGGCAATCGACATTGACGCTGATGTTGTTTCGCTCTCCGGGGCGACAACAGGTACCAGCATTGATATCGACGCCGACAACGGAACTGTCACCGCAAATGCGATTACGGCATCTGCTGGCGCTGTGTCCGTTGACGCGACGGGGAACGTCGATGTGGATGATATGTCAGCCACGACGACGGCACGGGTTGTCTCCAGCGCTGGCGCCGTTGATGTGGGCAATGTCACGGGGCCGGGCGGGATCACGGTGTCGGGAACCGATGTGGACCTGACGGGCACTGGTGGCTCGCTTCAGTCGACCGGCGGCGCGGTTTCGGTAACAGCATCAGGGGGCGGGGCAAACAATATTTCGTCCGCTGGAGCAATCGATATTGACGGTGATGCCGTGGTGCTATCCGGGCCTCTGACGGGGACCGCGGTAGATATTGATGCTGACAACGGGGCCGTCACGGCCAACGCTGTCACAGCCTCAGCCGGATCAGCGTCAATTGATGCTACCGGCGACGTCGATGTGGATAATGTCTCCGCAACCACAACAGCCCGAGTCGTATCGAGTGCTGGAGCTGTGGACGTGGGCAATGTCACCAGCCCGGGCGGCATCACCATTTCCGGCACAGATGTTGATCTGACCGGCACAGGTGGCTCGCTGCAATCCACCGGCGGAACAGTATCGGTTACAGCGTCTGGCGGCGGTGTGAACAACATCTCGTCGGCTGGCGGCATTGATGTTGATGGTGATGTGGTTGCCCTCTCGGGACCGGTTACCGGCACAACAGTGGATATTGATGCGGATAATGGGACGGTCACGGCCAATGCGATCACCGCGTCCGCCGGGTCAGCCTCCGTCGATGCGACGGGTGATGTGGATGTGGATGACGTCTCTGCCACCACAACAGCTTCGGTTGTGTCTGGCGCCGGCGCTGTTGATGTGGGCGACATCACTAGCACAACCGGCGTTACGGTTTCGGGTACGGATGTTGATCTGACCGGCACCAATGGTGACGTCCAGGCGTCGAATGGCGCGGTTTCGGTGACCGCGTCGGGAGGCGGCGCGAACAATATTTCCTCCGCAGGTGCCATTGATATCGATGGCAACTCGGTGACGCTTGCCGGCAACACGTCCGCTACAGGCAACATCACCATTGATGCGGCGACCGGCAACGCATCCACCACCGGCTCGATCACGTCAACGGGTGGGCTGGTTTCCGTCATTGCCAATGCAGGCAATGCGGTTCTGCAAGCCGTCCAGGCTCTGACCGGCGTGACGCTGGCAGCCAACCAGATTTCAGCGACGACGGTACAAGGTTCATCTGTTGGTATTGACGCGGATGTGGGCACGGTCACGACAACGAGTGTCACCGCGACGGGTGGGTCTGCTGTGGTGCAGGCCGCTGGTGATGTCGATGTGGACAACGTTTCGGCGACGACGACAGCACGGGTTGTTTCCACGACCGGCGCTGTGGATGTGGGCAATGTGACCGGCGCAACCGGCATCACGATTTCAGCCACGGATGTCGATCTCACTGGCGCGGGCGGCAGCTTGCAGTCCACCGGTGGCACCATATTGGTTGTCGCGTCCGGGGGCGGTGCGAACAATATTTCAGCGGCGGGTGCCATGGATATTGATGGCGATGCCGTGGTGCTGTCAGGTCCGTTGACGGGCACTGCGATAGACATTGATGCGGACAATGGAGCGGTCACAGCCAATGCTATCACCGCGTCAGCCGGGTCAGCCTCTATCGACGCGACCGGCAATGTTGATGTGGATAACGTCTCCGCAACCACGACAGTTCGGGTCGTGTCGAGCACCGGGGCTGTGGATGTGGGGGATGTTACCGGCCCTGCGGGTGTGACAGTGTCGGGAACGGACATTGATTTTACGGGCACCAATGGTGACGTTGTTGCCACGGCTGGCACTGTAGCTTTGACGGCAACTGGCGGTGGTGCGAACGACATCTCGTCGGCGGGTGCGATCGATATTGATGGCAATGTGGTCACCCTGAGTGGCAATATGTCGGCGACGGGTGACATCACCATCGATGCGGCGACGGGCAATGCTTCCACCAATGGGTCCATCACCTCTACCGGTGGTCTGGTGTCTGTCGTTGCCAATGCGGGCAATGCAGTCCTTCAAGCCATTCAGGCGTCCACCGGGATTACGCTGACGGCCAACCAGGTGAGTGCGACGAGCATTCAGGGCGGGTCGGTCGATATTGATGCTGACGCTGGCCCGGTTACGGCAACCAGCATTGCAGCGACGGGTGGGGCTGTTGCCGTTGACGCAACTGGCAATATCGACGTCGACAATGTCTCGGCAACGACGTCCGTGCGTGTGGTTTCATCAACTGGATCTGTTGATGTGGGAGATGTCTCGGCAGTTACGCAGGCAGATATCTCCGGTACCGACATTGATCTGACCGGTGCAGGCGGGTCTGTGCAGGTCACGACGGGGCCTGCAAACCTGACAGCGACTGGTGGTGGTGCGAGCAATATTTCTGCTGCGGGTGCAATCGACATTGATGCGCATCAGGTCAATCTTTCGGGGGCAACGACAGGTGCCAGCATCGATATTGATGCAACCAACGGACCTGTGAATGGCGGCACGCTGACAGCCACAGGTGGCAGCGTGTCAGTCGACTCCTCCAACGGGATCGACGTTGATGACGTTTCCGCCACAACGACCGTACGTGTGGTGTCGACGCTTGGCGCCGTGGATGTGGGCAACGTCACAGGTCCTGCTGGTGTCACGATCTCTGGTACTGATGTTGACCTGACGGGCGCAGGCGGATCTGTGCAATCTGCGAACGGTGCTACGTCGCTTTCGGCGACCGGTGGTGGCGCAAACAACATATCCGCTGCCGGGGCCATGGATATTGATGGAGACAGCATCCAGCTCTCCGGGCCGGTTGTAGCCGGGGGTGCTGTGGCCCTGACAGCCGATGTGACGGTCATTTCTTCAGGCGGTGTGGTGGACGTCACCGGCACGTCTGTGACTGTGAATGGACCGGTCAATGGCGCTGGTGGTGTGGCGCTCTCGGGAACCACTGGCAATGTGAGTGCGGATAGCGCTGTGACGTCCGCGGGCGGTACCGTTGCCCTGAGTGCGGTCAATGGCGATATAGACGTTACGTCGGTTTCCGGTGCGACCGGTGCCACGTTTGTTGCTCAGGACATTGATGTGACGGGCAGCATCAACGCGGGCGCAGGGCCTGCGTCACTGACCGCTACTGCTGGTGACATTTCGACGCCGGGTCTTCTGGATATTGACGGGGGGTCCATCAGCCTGACCGGGACGGTGCAGGCCGGGACTGGCATTGACCTTGATGCATCAACCGGCGGTATCACAGCGACCGGCGGCGATATGGCGACGACGGCGGGGTCTGCTGATCTGCGTGCACCGGCTGGTACGGTTTCGATCCAGGGTCTCAACGCGCCAGGGGGTATTTCCCTTGTCGGTGCGGCGGTGAACTACGCAGGGGCGCTGGTTACCCAGGGCCAAGTAAATCTTGAAGCGCTGACAGGTGCATTGACAGGCGGTGGTGCCAGCTCCGTGGTGGCACCCAATGGAGGTCTGACGGCGCGCGCGATTGGCGGCGCTGCAACTTTGAACAATGTCATGATCGGCGGCGACCTGTCTCTTGTTGGTGGGTCAAGCACCATGACCGGGGCCTCGACTGTTGGCGGCACGGCAACGCTACAAGCCCTGACAGGTAATGTGCATGTAGCGGGATCAGTGGCGGCCACGGGTGGCATTTTGCTCATCGAAGCGCCGTCGGGGTCGGCTGTCATCAACAGCATTGCGTCAAACACAGATGTGTCGCTGGTGGTACTTGATCTCGACCTTACCGGCACGATCAGTGCTGGCGACCAATTCAACCTGACACCGGCTGGTACCGGGCGCACCATCATTATTGGCGGTTCGGGGGGAACGGACGGGGTTACGCTGCGCCGTCCACAGGGCTTTACCCTTGATGCGTCCGAAGTAACCCGGATTATTGCCTCAAAGCTTCAGATCAATGCAGGTGCCAACGATCTGGCGTTGCTTGATGCGACGTTTGATCCTGCTGCTCTTCAGTCCCTTTTCCTCGGCGCTGACGTGAATGCGCGCATCATTGCAGCGGGCAACGTCACGGGCCTTCCTCACCTTCAGCTGGGTTTTGTGGATGGTGCTGCCAATGCCAGGCCGGGTCTGATCCTGGTCTCAGGCGCACTTGGCAAGGATACTGCCGCTGACCGTCTTGCCTCTTTGAGACTGGAAAGTTCGGAAGATATCGTGATCGGCACGCAAGCGTTTCTTGATGAGTTTGAACGTGCAGGTGGTGACCTTGATCTATCCACGCTGGGTGAGCCAGATCTCGCGCGGTTCAATGGTACACAGGACCATGTGTTCATTGCCGCTGATCAATTGCGTCTGTTCGCGCCGGGCGAAATTGTACAACTGAACACCGGAACGAGTTTTGTCGGCGCTGGGGTTGT
- a CDS encoding ShlB/FhaC/HecB family hemolysin secretion/activation protein, whose translation MPTPAVPAGATVPPAEQARVEAAAQITAPAAEAPRLTLKSIELERVSELPQESAVSDDMLLAAADGLIGQDVTLDELRGIATGMEAVFRDEGYPYVRVVLPPQRVADGQVKLQVIEGQIEGVVVLGESPTAKRQAEAQLSKLNNLGPVPVASVEEAIAALSDIPGLNANVSLARGTQGPGTMRIIAEAKREEPRFLINMHNWGPEALGREGITGFVRVPGLALYGDEIQASFFTTRDWGEQFVGQLAYERGLTASGLKVRVEGTYGEAEPTGVVATLGATSRSYTGKLEVSHPIYRDRTNLVDLYGGLDYADLKGELFNQTVLLSNDKTRTAYLGAESEFSWDGWSIDTWVEARKGVGIMGASKRGEPNLARPEARPNAWSLLAETNITTPTFQTFRLDLRGMGQHARDPLMAVEEFSFGNYTIVRGYDPGAATGDAAVAGSVELTGLGHRPFNDRTHVEFFGFLDVGEYWNRDQAAVAQHTLASSGVGMRVTVDEYARAEIVYAEPMREPRGQGEGVQSPRVLFSLTTNVGRVAKDAYDAVSGLFGGHGG comes from the coding sequence TTGCCGACGCCTGCAGTGCCAGCCGGGGCCACTGTGCCGCCGGCTGAGCAAGCGCGCGTTGAAGCTGCTGCTCAGATAACCGCACCGGCGGCGGAGGCGCCCCGCCTCACCCTCAAATCGATTGAACTTGAGCGCGTCAGCGAGCTACCGCAAGAAAGTGCTGTAAGCGATGACATGCTGCTCGCGGCCGCAGATGGCCTGATTGGTCAGGACGTAACACTCGATGAGCTTCGCGGGATAGCGACCGGCATGGAAGCCGTCTTCCGTGACGAAGGGTATCCCTATGTGCGGGTCGTGTTGCCGCCACAGCGTGTGGCTGACGGCCAGGTCAAACTGCAGGTCATCGAAGGCCAGATTGAGGGTGTGGTCGTTTTAGGCGAGTCGCCGACGGCGAAGCGTCAGGCGGAAGCTCAGTTATCCAAGCTGAACAATCTTGGGCCTGTTCCCGTGGCGTCGGTTGAAGAGGCTATTGCCGCCCTTTCGGATATTCCCGGTTTGAATGCCAATGTCTCCCTTGCCCGCGGCACGCAGGGGCCGGGCACCATGCGGATCATTGCTGAAGCCAAGCGTGAAGAGCCGCGCTTTCTCATCAATATGCACAATTGGGGGCCTGAAGCGCTGGGGCGTGAGGGGATCACCGGATTTGTGCGTGTGCCCGGGCTGGCGCTCTATGGCGATGAAATCCAGGCCTCGTTCTTCACGACCCGGGACTGGGGCGAGCAGTTTGTCGGTCAACTGGCCTATGAGCGTGGGCTGACTGCCAGCGGTCTCAAGGTCCGGGTTGAAGGTACCTATGGGGAAGCAGAGCCAACCGGCGTTGTGGCGACGCTTGGAGCGACCTCGCGCAGCTACACGGGCAAGCTTGAAGTCAGCCACCCGATCTATCGGGACAGGACCAATCTGGTCGATCTTTATGGCGGGCTGGATTATGCGGACCTGAAAGGCGAGCTGTTTAACCAGACTGTTCTTTTGAGCAACGACAAGACACGCACCGCCTATCTGGGTGCTGAAAGTGAGTTCAGCTGGGACGGGTGGTCCATCGATACCTGGGTTGAGGCCCGTAAGGGTGTGGGCATCATGGGGGCCAGCAAACGTGGCGAGCCCAATCTTGCTCGGCCTGAGGCGCGACCCAATGCATGGTCACTGCTTGCTGAAACCAACATCACGACGCCGACATTCCAGACCTTCCGCCTGGACCTGCGCGGCATGGGGCAGCATGCGCGCGATCCGCTCATGGCCGTGGAAGAGTTCTCTTTCGGCAATTACACGATTGTACGCGGATATGACCCCGGCGCTGCGACGGGGGATGCGGCAGTTGCCGGGTCAGTGGAGCTAACCGGCCTTGGCCATCGCCCTTTCAACGATCGCACTCATGTTGAATTCTTCGGATTCCTGGATGTGGGCGAGTACTGGAACCGGGATCAGGCTGCGGTTGCACAGCATACGCTTGCGTCATCCGGTGTCGGCATGCGGGTAACTGTTGATGAGTATGCACGCGCTGAGATCGTCTACGCGGAACCCATGCGTGAGCCGCGCGGACAGGGCGAGGGCGTTCAAAGCCCGCGAGTCCTGTTCTCTTTGACAACGAATGTCGGCCGCGTTGCCAAGGATGCGTATGACGCGGTCTCGGGTCTGTTTGGGGGGCATGGCGGATGA
- a CDS encoding TerB family tellurite resistance protein: MIDALKQLLGGGSDLPDETTVAVGLLLEVIRMDDDFDAAERAAVARTLSRRFGMSESEAGRMVVEATTKPRTTYDDNQLLKSVNQHFSLEQKTALVEMLWEIALADGELHRFENHAILAIANQLGMGQAELNATQATAKARLAA; encoded by the coding sequence ATGATCGACGCCCTCAAACAGCTGCTTGGAGGTGGATCAGACCTGCCGGATGAAACTACTGTCGCAGTTGGATTGTTGCTGGAAGTCATCCGCATGGATGATGACTTTGATGCAGCCGAGCGTGCCGCTGTGGCGCGGACCTTGTCGCGGCGGTTTGGAATGTCTGAAAGCGAGGCCGGGCGCATGGTGGTTGAAGCAACAACGAAACCCCGCACAACTTACGATGACAACCAACTTCTCAAGTCGGTGAACCAGCATTTTTCACTCGAGCAGAAGACCGCTTTGGTAGAGATGCTGTGGGAAATTGCCTTGGCGGATGGCGAGCTGCACCGGTTTGAAAACCACGCGATTTTGGCAATTGCCAACCAACTTGGCATGGGCCAGGCCGAACTCAATGCGACCCAGGCAACTGCCAAAGCTCGTTTAGCGGCGTAG
- a CDS encoding M14 family metallopeptidase: MSDASTPSVEACFSASYSEARAKFLSVCEAAGFELEAVQNTTASGRDGEALYADIASKGPKDASSVILVTSGTHGIEGYCGSGCQTALVQEGLFGVLPSDTRVVLVHAVNPYGFSHQRRVNENNVDLNRNFVNHASSYPDSAAYEAIHPIIAPADYGDRPEHWDLEVLQWIGAHGMDAFRQAVSGGQYTRPDGLFFGGTAPSWSNSMVRELMQSLAAKATRIRFIDIHTGLGPFGHGEKLGLGTSSDVKRAQSVWGEDVTDLAGGDSVSAVVAGDIGGAFFDAVSPDMDAAGIALEYGTQDPVSVLVALRLDNWLVEHSDPTGSLAPAIKQKMREAFYPDDAGWRTTVVDQTRIAVRQAINAT, encoded by the coding sequence ATGTCCGACGCAAGCACGCCTAGCGTGGAGGCTTGTTTTTCGGCGTCCTACTCTGAAGCCCGAGCAAAGTTTCTGTCTGTCTGCGAGGCTGCCGGATTTGAGCTGGAGGCCGTTCAGAATACCACTGCGAGCGGTCGCGATGGAGAAGCGCTCTACGCTGACATTGCCTCAAAGGGGCCAAAGGATGCGTCCAGCGTGATCCTTGTTACATCGGGGACGCACGGTATTGAGGGGTATTGTGGATCAGGCTGCCAGACCGCCTTGGTGCAGGAGGGCCTGTTTGGCGTCTTGCCCTCGGATACCCGGGTCGTTCTCGTGCACGCGGTCAATCCGTATGGCTTTTCACACCAACGGCGTGTGAATGAGAATAATGTCGACCTCAACCGGAATTTTGTAAATCACGCTTCCAGCTATCCTGACAGTGCAGCCTATGAAGCCATCCACCCGATTATTGCGCCGGCGGACTATGGCGATCGCCCGGAGCATTGGGATCTTGAAGTGCTGCAGTGGATTGGTGCCCACGGGATGGATGCCTTTCGGCAGGCTGTGAGTGGGGGGCAGTACACCCGCCCGGACGGGCTGTTTTTTGGGGGGACAGCACCCTCATGGTCCAACAGCATGGTCAGGGAGTTGATGCAGAGCCTTGCTGCCAAGGCGACGCGGATTCGCTTTATTGATATCCACACCGGTCTTGGCCCGTTTGGTCATGGCGAAAAACTGGGGCTTGGGACGTCGAGCGACGTCAAAAGGGCCCAAAGCGTCTGGGGTGAAGACGTCACCGATCTGGCAGGCGGCGACAGCGTGTCTGCTGTAGTCGCCGGTGATATCGGCGGCGCTTTTTTCGACGCGGTTTCACCGGATATGGATGCTGCGGGAATTGCCCTGGAGTATGGCACGCAGGACCCGGTTTCGGTGCTGGTGGCGTTGCGGTTGGACAACTGGCTTGTTGAACACAGCGATCCAACGGGTAGCCTTGCCCCCGCCATCAAGCAGAAGATGCGGGAGGCGTTTTACCCTGATGATGCCGGCTGGCGCACAACGGTGGTCGATCAGACTCGAATCGCGGTCCGACAGGCTATTAACGCAACTTAG